From the genome of Azospirillum fermentarium:
GGCGGAACCTGCAGAACCTCGGCCAGCTTCAGCAGGTTGTCGCCGCGCGGAATCTTCACCATGCCGCGCTGGATGTTCCGTATGAAATCACGGTGCTTCCCCGCCAGGATGGAAGCCCCATTCGGCGTCAGGCCGATTTCGGCCAGGCGGTCGGTGATCCGTTCCGAGAGCGGTTTCGTCATGCGCGCTATAATGCCCATCCTGCATCATGCGGTTAATGCGGTATTTTTACCGCAACTCCTTTGGCAAGGACACCACAAAATGGGGCGCGCATCGGCTTTGGGCGCCGGGGGCCGGCCTTTGAAAGAGGCTGATCCTGTTCATGATGACCCGCGGGCGTTTCTGTGCAAATCAGAACACGCACGTGACGGCCCCCGGAAACGTTGGCGGCGGCCCATCATCGGCGACGAGGCATGGTGCATGGAGCATGACGACAAGACCGGAAACCCGCCGCCCGGTCCGGCGCGACCGCACGCCGATGCGGCTTTGCTGGCCCTTGGCCGTGCGTTCGACGCGGCGTGGGCGGCCGAGCGGGCATTGCCCGGCAACACCCCCGATGCAACGGCCGATGCCGCCCATGGGGCGGTCCGGCGGATCGTGGAGCGTATTCTCGTCCACCCCGCGGCCACGGTGGACGGGCTGGCGGTAAAGGCGCGCGTGCTCCTCTGGTGCGGGTACCAGAGCCATGAGGTCGGGCCGGATCTGTTCGGGGATACCCTTGACCTGCGCATTGCCGGCGCGGTTCTCCGCGACCTTCTGCACCTGAACGGTGCCGGATGACGGCGGGGGGCCGGTTCCCGGTCCCGTGCCCCGTCCCGGATGCCGGGACGGGGCGATGGTACGGGACGCCGGTGCGTTACCGTTTTCCCGGCAAGGGGATGGGCAGGTGGTCGAGCAGCGACCCGCCCGCCGCTCCCTTTTCCTCGGACCGTTTCCAGACGTAGACGCCCAGAACGCTGAGCCCGATCGCCCACATGAAGGTCAGGCCGGCGATGGATTCGATGATGCGGGCGGCCTCCGCCGGGGTCTTGACGATGGCCCATGTGATGGCGGCCATCTGCGCCGCCCAGGTCATGGCCATGACGTAGCCGAACGTCGGGCGCATCCGGCGGACATAGGCGTCTTCGGACGCGGCCTCCAGCCGGCTGGTTTCGTTGACGGCGCCCAGACGCCGGGTTTCCTCCTGCACCAGGGTCTTTTCATAATCGAGCAGCGCTTCCTGAAGCCTGGCGGCGGCTTCGGGGCTGGCCCGCAACGCGTCCATCAGCCGGGACGGATCGGATTCGCCCGCCGCGGCGGTGGCGTGCCCGACGATGCCCTGGGCGATGGTCTCGGCCTTGGGGCCGGCGACGCGGCCCACGAGGCTGGGGACGAATTCGGCGGCGAGGCTGATGGCAAGCGGAATGAGCGGCAGCATGGCGGCCTCATCACAGCAAAGAGGAGGAGAGGGCGGCACCGCTGTCCTGCCCCCCGGCGGTGCTGCCGCGCTGGAACAGGGCAGCCTCGGCGGCGCGGCGCTTCTTCAGGCCCGGCAGGTCCGTCAGGGTGCCGTTGACGCGGGCCTTGGTCCAGCGGCCGAACTGCGCCGCCGCCCCGGCGCGGTCGCCGGCGTTCAGCAGGCGCAGCAGTGTGGAGCCGGCCAGCGCGCCGGTGTTGAACTGAAAGCTTGCCAGCGCGCCGCGCTCTTCGGGGTTGAGAGGGACGGTGACGCAGCGGTCAACCGCGGCGGCGGCCTGCGCCAGATCCTCGGCCAGCCAGACCGCCGCCTGCCGTTCGGTGCAGGCCATGCCGGCGGTGACGCCGCGGGTGTGCCCGTACCCGATGGTCCACACCCCTGCCGGGCAACGGTAGGCTTGGGTGCGCAGGCCCTCGTAATATTTTACGAGGTCGATGGCGTGGCTGCAAACGGGGGTGGTCATGCTCTACACTCCCAGGAATTTCTTGAGGATCACCGGCGCCACAAAGGACAGGGCGGTGCCGGCGATGGCGAAATAAACCCCGAACGTGATCAGCTTTTCGCTGCCGTCGCCGATCTTGCGGGTCAGGGCGTCCAGCTTCTGTTCGATGCGGGTTTCGTTGGCGATGACGCGGCGTTCCAGGGCGTCGAAGCGCGTTTCCAGGACGATCGTGCGTTCCCGGTTCTCGCCATGCTTTTCGATGGCGGTGCTGACACGCTCCAGCCATCGCTCAAGGCCGGCGAAACGGGCCTCGACATGATCTTTGAGCCCCTGCATGTCGTGCCCCACGGTGGTCTCCGCCATGTTGGTGATGTCTCCGCGTTGCAGGGTGATGTGCCTGCGGGGTGGTTGGGTGTTTTGGTATTCATCGATGACTGATAGTTGAGTGGGCAGGGCCGCCGGCCGGGCGGCCCTGATGCGTGTCACGG
Proteins encoded in this window:
- a CDS encoding lysozyme — encoded protein: MTTPVCSHAIDLVKYYEGLRTQAYRCPAGVWTIGYGHTRGVTAGMACTERQAAVWLAEDLAQAAAAVDRCVTVPLNPEERGALASFQFNTGALAGSTLLRLLNAGDRAGAAAQFGRWTKARVNGTLTDLPGLKKRRAAEAALFQRGSTAGGQDSGAALSSSLL
- a CDS encoding holin family protein yields the protein MLPLIPLAISLAAEFVPSLVGRVAGPKAETIAQGIVGHATAAAGESDPSRLMDALRASPEAAARLQEALLDYEKTLVQEETRRLGAVNETSRLEAASEDAYVRRMRPTFGYVMAMTWAAQMAAITWAIVKTPAEAARIIESIAGLTFMWAIGLSVLGVYVWKRSEEKGAAGGSLLDHLPIPLPGKR